The Lysobacterales bacterium genome includes a region encoding these proteins:
- a CDS encoding winged helix-turn-helix domain-containing protein: MDNAAALAGHLTGASPPPRFSYRFGTAEFDEARYELRVAGLPVEVERRALEVLACLLQRAGEVVGKDELLDTVWAGRVTVEKVLANAVAKLRRALGEANAAQIVTQARVGYRLAGPVSRQPVGAGHRIGLALASGQAVPGRENFVLREALAARRGSEVWLAAHTRTRERRVYKFALEGEGIRQLKREATLLRVLDAAAGEAGCFVELIDWRFEAPPYFLELAWAGENLAEWAGRHLAGMDRRQRLDLFLAIADAVAIAHAAGVLHKDIKPANILVEAGPDAPVVRLSDFGIGRLASPDGLERLGITAQGLTVTDSVGSELGSGTLHYAAPEVLAGQASTTRSDVYALGVLLFQLLAGDLRRPMASGWERDVDDPLLCGDIRAATDGRPEERPSNAAELAERVRLLQARREATEQAQALERDMAQAREALSRSRARRPWVVASLLVLAGALLVVLGLQQRTDLARNQAQAQLQRANAMLRFLEEDLVGRGNPLVAGQGAQVPFRDVLLAARDRLTARFADQPLTAARMRLSLATLFNTLDLWPEALAETGQALALLEGQGAAGADDAVRARAMRVKLLTRLARMEEARTELAALGEPGLAAESQAWRRFHRASAQASYLMVTGALAEAAPVLESALAAHDLIWPEGGAQRDSLVLDLIHVESFGGQGERAIARFEAFVAELAARPGDHASLRALAQLRVARAVSLGGDHARAEALLLAARPVIAERFGEEHSQMLGLLAELLGVHFRQGAWTQALPLARDVHARMAATLGEQHILTLVSLSNVGRTLFEAGQAQAAADALDQALAGLAATAGPDSPQAHDVLFYRVATALALDDADTARTGLARLQPGQLEKLRATGVWDEAVAVQEGLLANLEGDAPRALHLLDQALPVMATAEGHARSRLLARALQVREGLAAANAPAVR; encoded by the coding sequence ATGGACAACGCCGCAGCTCTGGCAGGCCACCTCACCGGCGCGTCGCCGCCGCCGCGCTTCAGCTACCGGTTCGGCACCGCGGAGTTCGACGAGGCGCGCTACGAGCTGCGCGTCGCCGGCCTGCCGGTCGAAGTCGAGCGGCGCGCGCTGGAGGTGCTGGCCTGCCTGCTGCAACGCGCAGGCGAGGTGGTCGGCAAGGACGAACTGCTGGATACGGTGTGGGCCGGACGGGTGACCGTCGAGAAGGTGCTGGCCAACGCCGTCGCCAAGCTGCGCCGCGCCCTTGGCGAGGCCAACGCCGCGCAGATCGTCACCCAGGCGCGCGTCGGCTATCGCCTGGCCGGGCCGGTGTCGCGGCAGCCGGTCGGCGCAGGGCACCGCATCGGGCTTGCCCTCGCCTCCGGCCAGGCGGTGCCCGGTCGCGAGAACTTCGTGCTGCGCGAGGCGCTGGCCGCGCGCCGCGGCAGCGAGGTCTGGCTGGCGGCGCATACCAGGACGCGCGAGCGGCGGGTCTACAAGTTCGCGCTGGAGGGCGAGGGGATCCGCCAGCTCAAGCGCGAGGCGACCCTGCTGCGCGTGCTCGACGCCGCCGCTGGCGAGGCCGGCTGTTTCGTCGAGCTGATCGACTGGCGCTTCGAGGCGCCGCCGTACTTCCTGGAACTGGCCTGGGCCGGAGAAAACCTGGCCGAGTGGGCCGGTCGGCATCTGGCGGGCATGGACCGCCGGCAGCGACTGGATCTGTTCCTGGCGATCGCCGATGCCGTCGCCATCGCCCATGCCGCGGGCGTCCTGCACAAGGACATCAAGCCGGCCAACATCCTGGTCGAGGCCGGACCCGACGCGCCCGTGGTCCGCCTGTCGGACTTCGGTATCGGTCGCCTCGCCTCGCCCGATGGCCTCGAGCGTCTGGGCATCACCGCGCAGGGCCTGACCGTGACCGACAGCGTCGGCAGCGAGCTGGGCTCCGGGACGCTGCACTACGCGGCGCCCGAAGTGCTGGCCGGACAGGCGTCGACCACCCGCAGCGATGTCTATGCGCTGGGCGTGCTGCTGTTCCAGCTGCTGGCCGGCGACCTGCGCCGGCCGATGGCCTCGGGATGGGAGCGCGACGTCGACGATCCGCTGCTGTGCGGGGACATCCGCGCGGCCACCGACGGCCGCCCCGAGGAGCGTCCCAGCAACGCCGCCGAGCTGGCCGAGCGCGTGCGTTTGCTGCAGGCCCGCCGGGAAGCGACGGAGCAGGCGCAAGCACTCGAACGCGACATGGCACAGGCCCGCGAGGCGCTGTCGCGCAGCCGCGCACGCCGCCCCTGGGTGGTCGCCTCGCTGCTGGTGCTGGCGGGTGCCCTGCTCGTCGTGCTCGGCCTGCAGCAGCGCACCGACCTGGCGCGCAACCAGGCGCAGGCGCAATTGCAGCGCGCCAACGCCATGCTGCGTTTCCTGGAGGAGGACCTGGTCGGTCGCGGCAATCCCCTGGTCGCGGGCCAGGGCGCGCAGGTGCCGTTCCGCGACGTCCTGCTGGCCGCGCGCGATCGCCTGACGGCGCGCTTCGCCGATCAGCCGCTGACCGCCGCGCGGATGCGGCTCAGCCTGGCCACCCTGTTCAATACCCTGGATCTGTGGCCGGAGGCGCTGGCCGAGACCGGGCAGGCGCTCGCGTTGCTGGAAGGACAGGGCGCGGCCGGCGCGGACGACGCCGTTCGCGCCCGCGCAATGCGGGTCAAGCTGCTGACACGGCTGGCGCGCATGGAGGAGGCACGCACCGAACTGGCGGCACTTGGCGAGCCTGGCCTCGCTGCCGAGTCCCAGGCCTGGCGGCGCTTCCACCGGGCCTCCGCGCAGGCGAGCTACCTGATGGTCACGGGCGCGCTGGCGGAGGCGGCGCCGGTGCTGGAGTCGGCTCTTGCCGCGCACGATCTGATCTGGCCGGAGGGCGGGGCGCAGCGCGACAGCCTGGTCCTGGACCTGATCCACGTGGAGTCCTTCGGCGGCCAGGGCGAGCGCGCGATCGCCCGTTTCGAGGCGTTCGTGGCCGAACTGGCGGCACGGCCGGGCGACCACGCCAGCCTGCGTGCACTGGCGCAGTTGCGGGTGGCACGGGCAGTGAGCCTCGGCGGCGACCATGCCAGGGCTGAGGCCCTGCTGCTGGCCGCACGGCCGGTGATCGCCGAACGCTTCGGCGAGGAGCACAGCCAGATGCTCGGCCTGCTGGCCGAACTGCTCGGCGTGCACTTCCGGCAGGGTGCCTGGACGCAGGCCCTGCCCCTGGCCCGGGACGTCCATGCGCGCATGGCGGCGACCCTGGGCGAGCAGCACATCCTGACCCTGGTCAGCCTGTCCAACGTCGGCCGCACGCTGTTCGAGGCGGGCCAGGCCCAGGCGGCGGCCGATGCGCTCGACCAGGCGCTGGCGGGCCTGGCGGCAACGGCCGGGCCGGACTCGCCGCAGGCGCACGACGTGCTCTTCTACAGGGTCGCCACGGCGCTGGCCCTGGACGATGCCGATACCGCGCGGACCGGGCTCGCGCGCCTGCAGCCGGGTCAGCTGGAAAAGCTGCGCGCCACCGGCGTCTGGGACGAGGCGGTGGCGGTGCAGGAGGGCCTGCTGGCGAACCTCGAGGGCGACGCGCCCCGGGCGCTGCACCTGCTCGACCAGGCATTGCCGGTGATGGCGACCGCCGAGGGCCATGCCCGAAGCCGACTGCTGGCCAGGGCCCTGCAGGTGAGGGAGGGACTGGCAGCCGCCAACGCGCCGGCGGTACGCTGA
- a CDS encoding CHRD domain-containing protein: MATLRPTAFVLAALAAVASLAPGPGLAQVVYTATLSGAAEIPPNASAGTGSVTVSFDPASLVMVVSTSFAGLTAGTTAAHIHCCTATPGGSNIGVASPTPSFPGFPAGVQAGNYNQGFDMDAPGSYNSAFLGIHPNLAAARAALVDAMGTGRAYFNLHTSAFPGGELRGNLVEQPIFADGFGS, translated from the coding sequence ATGGCCACCCTGCGTCCCACCGCGTTCGTCCTGGCCGCCCTCGCCGCGGTCGCCTCCCTGGCCCCGGGCCCGGGCCTGGCCCAGGTCGTCTACACCGCCACCCTGTCGGGTGCGGCCGAAATCCCGCCCAACGCCTCCGCCGGCACCGGAAGCGTCACGGTCAGCTTCGACCCGGCCAGTCTGGTAATGGTGGTCTCGACCAGCTTTGCCGGCCTCACCGCGGGCACCACGGCCGCCCATATCCATTGCTGCACCGCCACGCCCGGCGGCAGCAACATCGGCGTCGCCTCTCCAACCCCCAGCTTCCCCGGCTTCCCGGCCGGCGTGCAGGCCGGCAACTACAACCAGGGCTTCGACATGGACGCGCCCGGCAGCTACAACTCCGCCTTCCTCGGCATCCATCCCAACCTCGCGGCCGCGCGGGCGGCCCTGGTCGACGCCATGGGCACCGGCCGCGCCTACTTCAACCTGCACACCAGCGCCTTCCCCGGCGGCGAGCTGCGCGGCAACCTGGTCGAGCAACCGATCTTCGCGGACGGGTTCGGATCCTGA
- a CDS encoding SDR family NAD(P)-dependent oxidoreductase → MRPTAPLCLLVLVLALVAPVPAAQAAEPPARSGRTALVTGSTDGLGRELALALAAQGAHVIVHGRNAARGQAVIDEIAAAGQGSAEFVAADFASLQGVRDFADAIAARHPRLDLLVNNAGIAITGAQPRRTSEDGHELQFAVNYLAGWILVHRLRPALSAAAPSRVVNVASISAHDIDFDDVMLEQPGASARGYGQSKQAQVTMTAALAPAFAADGITMIALHPATLMDTTMVREIGVPPRTTVAEGRDTVMALIDAPTLVPGAFYVDGKRAPLAAQSEDARAQARLLALSRTLTGVGSH, encoded by the coding sequence ATGCGCCCGACCGCCCCGCTTTGCCTGCTGGTCCTCGTCCTCGCACTGGTCGCGCCGGTTCCTGCGGCGCAGGCTGCGGAGCCGCCCGCCCGATCCGGCAGGACCGCACTGGTCACCGGCTCCACCGACGGCCTGGGCCGCGAGCTGGCGCTGGCGCTGGCGGCGCAGGGCGCGCACGTCATCGTCCATGGCCGCAACGCCGCCCGCGGCCAGGCGGTGATCGACGAGATCGCCGCCGCGGGGCAGGGCTCCGCGGAGTTCGTCGCCGCCGATTTCGCCTCGCTCCAGGGCGTGCGCGACTTCGCGGACGCCATCGCCGCCCGCCATCCCCGGCTCGACCTGCTGGTCAACAACGCCGGCATCGCCATCACCGGCGCCCAGCCGCGGCGGACCAGCGAGGACGGCCACGAACTGCAGTTCGCGGTCAACTACCTGGCCGGCTGGATCCTGGTGCATCGGCTGCGCCCGGCGCTGTCGGCGGCGGCGCCGTCGCGGGTGGTCAACGTCGCCTCGATCAGCGCCCACGACATCGACTTCGACGACGTCATGCTGGAGCAACCCGGGGCCAGCGCCCGCGGCTATGGCCAGAGCAAGCAGGCGCAGGTGACCATGACCGCGGCGCTGGCGCCGGCGTTCGCCGCCGACGGCATCACGATGATCGCGCTGCACCCGGCGACCCTGATGGACACCACCATGGTGCGCGAGATCGGCGTGCCGCCGCGCACCACCGTTGCCGAGGGCCGGGACACGGTGATGGCCCTGATCGATGCCCCGACCCTGGTGCCCGGTGCCTTCTACGTCGACGGCAAGCGGGCGCCCCTGGCGGCGCAGTCGGAAGATGCCCGGGCCCAGGCCCGACTGCTGGCGCTGAGCCGGACGCTCACCGGCGTCGGCAGCCACTGA
- a CDS encoding S9 family peptidase, whose product MKAVLSVLPLSVVLLAACSQSPAPADTAATPAVATAAPEVQRPARTYRIEDFVESTSIGGASFSHDESRILFSSNRSGTWNVYHLPVAGGDWTPVTQGNGDNSYAVAFFPADDRILLTRDQGGNELNHLYVVEVDGSERDLTPGENLKAMFAGFSQDGDRFFVLSNERDARYFDVYAYDAGSYAREMIYRNDTGFQPGPVSGDGRHIALAKPDTTVNNDIYLHDRQTGQTVHLSPHQGNAQFAVEDFAPDDSHLLYTSNDGSEFFRLRRFDLASGEHADVQRADWDIVYARYSQNGRYRAVGINADGSVMVELYEAASGARVPLPALPAGEIRGLSMARSEQRLAFYLNGDRQPSDLYALELGGEPRQLVRALNPAIDPADLVDSTVVRFASFDGMDIPNILWKPHQASAGTPVPAIVLVHGGPGGQTTRSWNYVAQYLANNGYAVLGINNRGSSGYGKTFFAADDGRHGREPLWDCLEARKWLAAQDWVDGDRIGIMGGSYGGYMTLAALAFHPEEFDVGVNIFGVSNWIRTLESIPPWWESQREALYAEIGHPERDREFLMATSPLFHADRIVRPLIVLQGANDPRVIQAESDDIVAAVRASGVPVDYVLFDDEGHGFTRKKNQIEGYSRVLAFLDTHLKGKQVAPGG is encoded by the coding sequence GTGAAAGCCGTCCTGTCCGTGTTGCCGCTGAGTGTCGTCCTGCTGGCCGCCTGCAGCCAGTCCCCGGCACCGGCGGACACCGCCGCCACGCCCGCCGTGGCCACGGCCGCGCCGGAGGTCCAGCGTCCGGCCCGCACCTATCGCATCGAGGATTTCGTCGAGAGCACCAGCATCGGCGGCGCCAGCTTCTCGCACGACGAGTCGCGCATCCTGTTCTCCTCCAACCGCAGCGGCACCTGGAACGTCTACCACCTGCCGGTGGCCGGCGGCGACTGGACGCCGGTGACCCAGGGCAACGGCGACAACAGCTACGCGGTGGCGTTCTTCCCGGCCGACGACCGCATCCTGCTGACCCGCGACCAGGGCGGCAACGAACTCAACCACCTGTACGTGGTGGAGGTCGACGGCAGCGAGCGCGACCTGACGCCCGGCGAGAACCTGAAGGCGATGTTCGCCGGCTTCAGCCAGGACGGCGACCGCTTCTTCGTGCTCAGCAACGAGCGCGACGCACGCTACTTCGACGTCTACGCCTACGACGCCGGGAGCTACGCGCGCGAGATGATCTACCGCAACGACACCGGCTTCCAGCCCGGCCCGGTCAGCGGCGACGGCCGCCACATCGCGCTCGCCAAGCCGGACACCACGGTCAACAACGACATCTACCTGCACGACCGGCAGACCGGCCAGACCGTGCACCTGAGCCCGCACCAGGGCAACGCCCAGTTCGCGGTCGAGGACTTCGCGCCCGACGACAGCCACCTGCTGTACACCAGCAACGACGGCAGCGAGTTCTTCCGGCTGCGCCGCTTCGACCTGGCCAGCGGCGAACACGCCGACGTCCAGCGGGCCGACTGGGACATCGTCTACGCCCGCTACTCCCAAAACGGCCGCTACCGGGCGGTCGGCATCAATGCCGACGGTTCGGTGATGGTCGAGCTGTACGAGGCCGCCAGCGGCGCCCGGGTGCCGTTGCCGGCGCTGCCGGCCGGCGAGATCCGCGGCCTGTCGATGGCCCGCTCCGAACAGCGCCTGGCCTTCTACCTCAACGGCGACCGCCAACCCAGCGACCTCTACGCCCTCGAGCTGGGCGGCGAGCCGCGGCAACTGGTCAGGGCGCTGAACCCGGCGATCGATCCGGCCGACCTGGTCGACTCCACCGTGGTGCGCTTTGCCAGCTTCGACGGCATGGACATCCCCAACATCCTCTGGAAGCCGCACCAGGCCAGCGCCGGCACGCCGGTGCCGGCGATCGTGCTGGTGCACGGCGGCCCGGGCGGCCAGACCACGCGCTCCTGGAACTACGTGGCGCAGTACCTGGCCAACAACGGCTACGCGGTGCTCGGCATCAACAACCGCGGCAGCTCCGGCTACGGCAAGACCTTCTTCGCCGCCGACGACGGCAGGCATGGCCGCGAGCCGCTGTGGGACTGCCTGGAGGCGCGCAAGTGGCTGGCCGCCCAGGACTGGGTTGACGGCGACCGCATCGGCATCATGGGCGGCAGCTACGGCGGCTACATGACGCTGGCGGCGCTGGCCTTCCACCCGGAGGAGTTCGATGTCGGCGTCAACATCTTCGGCGTCAGCAACTGGATCCGCACCCTGGAGAGCATCCCGCCGTGGTGGGAGAGCCAGCGCGAGGCCCTGTACGCGGAGATCGGCCATCCCGAGCGCGACCGCGAATTCCTGATGGCGACCTCGCCGCTGTTCCATGCCGACAGGATCGTCCGGCCGCTGATCGTCCTGCAGGGCGCCAATGACCCGCGCGTCATCCAGGCCGAGAGCGACGACATCGTCGCCGCGGTGCGGGCCAGCGGCGTGCCGGTCGACTACGTGCTGTTCGACGATGAGGGCCACGGCTTCACCCGCAAGAAGAACCAGATCGAGGGTTACTCCCGCGTCCTGGCCTTCCTCGACACCCACCTGAAGGGCAAGCAGGTGGCGCCGGGCGGCTGA
- a CDS encoding multicopper oxidase domain-containing protein: MGLNHGASRDGGRIEVLAPLGATETWRFINRGNQPHPMHLHGSRFRVTARSGPPLATDAGWKDTVLVRVGETVDVRLSFEVPGLFVLHCHNLEHEDEGMMQNFVVGDGLFADGFESGG, from the coding sequence ATGGGCCTGAACCACGGCGCCAGCCGCGACGGCGGGCGGATCGAGGTCCTTGCGCCCCTGGGCGCCACCGAAACCTGGCGCTTCATCAACCGGGGCAACCAGCCGCATCCGATGCACTTGCACGGCAGCCGGTTCCGCGTGACCGCCCGGAGCGGACCGCCGCTGGCCACCGATGCCGGATGGAAGGACACGGTCCTGGTGCGGGTCGGCGAGACCGTCGACGTGCGCCTGTCCTTCGAGGTTCCCGGCCTGTTCGTCCTGCATTGCCACAACCTCGAGCACGAGGACGAGGGGATGATGCAGAACTTCGTCGTGGGCGACGGCCTGTTCGCGGACGGCTTCGAGTCCGGTGGCTGA
- a CDS encoding tetratricopeptide repeat protein: MRNSPEAATGDAPDLMLGALRLARGAFRLHGADGRPVTVERKAFDLLHHLVAAHPRLVDKDELLAKVWGRSIASDSVIAQAVSKARRALAAGGGDPAWIDAVRGAGYRYVGPVAPATTSTDQASPASRRMRPRWLSLVAAGVLVTAGLVAGIAWQRQAVLRDPLRIAVLPWRNDTGDVRLDWTRLGLQGLVVDALANDRRVLPVAQSSVRALLAARPDLVDAQAQAEYLGTATGVRHVFAGRLRRDDAGLHVELVVLGDRASASVELAGDQPADLALAASAGVTRHLLPGFDPARPEPLSRIAFANEAYARGIDARLAGDAEAAARHLESAIAADPALLAARYQLSLAWQTLRRNDEWRRTLDDLLVMAQSRGDRLHEGQALAGQGVLAWRESRYQEARALLLAARDLFDGGNDGLRRAAAEGNLGSLAAIRGDFDEAEAAMRRALAVFESADQQVEVARVAKNLGILALDRGRLDEAARWIERSLAIRQALGLERDLAESLSAMASIDMARARPAAAQASYERAAAVFARHGDPLLESDTLARLVNALVDQGRLREAQSVAARSLAAARSADNPAARCLAQLKLARVARLRGDLAGAGEDLSRAQAECTDAQEQRGLFRVAAERAELALVAAPDTAHRAVADALEVAVARGDEALQVEALLLRARLPGPAVDAAAADVQKALTLARAVGDRALVAAAACARIGLAGVPVDDLAFSDCRAAGNGNPVAAAALARHALASGDPARARHWLRRQRELAGEAWSDLDEALWRELGAGERND; encoded by the coding sequence ATGCGGAACAGCCCGGAGGCGGCAACTGGGGACGCGCCGGACCTGATGCTGGGCGCCCTGCGCCTGGCACGAGGCGCGTTCCGCCTGCATGGCGCCGATGGTCGGCCGGTGACCGTCGAGCGCAAGGCCTTCGACCTGCTGCATCACCTGGTCGCCGCGCACCCGCGCCTGGTGGACAAGGACGAGTTGCTGGCCAAGGTCTGGGGACGCAGCATCGCCTCCGATTCGGTGATCGCGCAGGCGGTCTCCAAGGCACGCCGGGCACTGGCGGCCGGCGGCGGCGATCCGGCCTGGATCGACGCAGTGCGCGGCGCCGGCTACCGGTATGTCGGCCCGGTCGCGCCGGCGACGACGAGCACCGACCAGGCCAGCCCGGCGAGCCGGCGCATGCGGCCGCGCTGGCTCTCGCTGGTGGCGGCCGGCGTGCTGGTGACCGCCGGCCTGGTCGCCGGCATCGCCTGGCAGCGGCAGGCGGTGCTGCGCGATCCCTTGCGCATCGCCGTCCTGCCCTGGCGCAACGACACCGGCGATGTCCGGCTGGACTGGACCCGGCTGGGCCTGCAGGGCCTGGTGGTGGACGCCCTGGCCAACGACCGCCGGGTGCTGCCGGTCGCGCAGTCCAGCGTCCGCGCCCTGCTGGCAGCGCGCCCGGACCTGGTCGATGCCCAGGCGCAGGCCGAGTATCTGGGCACCGCCACGGGCGTGCGGCACGTGTTCGCCGGCCGTCTGCGTCGTGACGACGCAGGCCTGCACGTCGAACTTGTGGTTCTGGGCGATCGCGCCTCGGCCTCGGTGGAACTGGCCGGCGACCAGCCCGCCGACCTCGCCCTGGCGGCCAGCGCCGGCGTCACCCGGCACCTGCTGCCGGGCTTCGATCCGGCCCGCCCGGAACCGCTGTCGCGCATCGCTTTCGCCAACGAGGCCTATGCCCGCGGCATCGACGCCCGCCTGGCCGGCGACGCGGAGGCCGCCGCGCGCCACCTGGAATCGGCGATCGCCGCCGACCCCGCCCTGCTGGCGGCCAGGTACCAGCTGTCCCTGGCCTGGCAGACCCTGCGCCGCAACGACGAGTGGCGGCGCACCCTGGACGACCTGCTGGTCATGGCGCAGTCGCGCGGCGACCGCCTGCACGAGGGCCAGGCCCTGGCCGGGCAGGGCGTGCTGGCCTGGCGCGAGTCGCGGTACCAGGAGGCACGCGCACTTCTTCTCGCGGCACGCGACCTGTTCGATGGCGGCAACGATGGCCTGCGCCGGGCCGCGGCCGAGGGCAACCTGGGCAGCCTGGCGGCGATCCGCGGCGATTTCGACGAGGCCGAGGCGGCGATGCGCCGCGCCCTGGCGGTGTTCGAATCCGCCGACCAGCAGGTCGAGGTCGCGCGGGTGGCCAAGAACCTCGGCATCCTGGCGCTGGATCGCGGGCGACTGGACGAGGCGGCGCGCTGGATCGAGCGCAGCCTGGCGATCCGGCAGGCCCTGGGACTGGAACGCGATCTCGCCGAGAGCCTGTCGGCGATGGCCAGCATCGACATGGCCCGGGCCCGGCCGGCCGCGGCCCAGGCCAGCTACGAACGGGCGGCCGCGGTGTTCGCCCGTCACGGCGATCCCCTGCTGGAGTCCGACACCCTCGCCCGCCTGGTCAATGCCCTTGTCGACCAGGGCCGCCTTCGCGAGGCCCAGTCGGTGGCTGCGCGCAGCCTGGCGGCGGCGCGCAGCGCCGACAATCCCGCCGCGCGCTGCCTTGCCCAGCTCAAGCTGGCGCGGGTCGCGCGCCTGCGCGGCGACCTCGCAGGCGCCGGGGAGGACCTGTCGCGGGCACAGGCCGAGTGCACGGACGCCCAGGAGCAGCGGGGGCTGTTCCGGGTGGCCGCCGAGCGCGCCGAACTGGCCCTGGTCGCCGCGCCGGACACCGCGCATCGCGCCGTGGCCGATGCCCTGGAAGTCGCGGTGGCGCGTGGCGACGAGGCCCTGCAGGTCGAAGCGCTGCTGCTGCGCGCCCGCCTGCCCGGCCCGGCGGTGGATGCGGCCGCTGCCGACGTCCAGAAGGCGCTGACGCTGGCGCGCGCGGTCGGCGACCGTGCGCTGGTCGCCGCTGCCGCCTGCGCACGCATCGGCCTGGCCGGGGTGCCGGTCGACGACCTGGCCTTTTCCGACTGCAGGGCCGCTGGCAACGGCAATCCGGTGGCGGCTGCGGCGCTCGCACGCCATGCCCTGGCCAGCGGCGATCCTGCCCGCGCCCGGCACTGGCTGCGCCGGCAACGGGAACTTGCCGGCGAAGCCTGGTCCGATCTCGACGAGGCACTCTGGCGCGAACTGGGTGCGGGCGAGCGGAACGACTGA
- a CDS encoding FAD-dependent oxidoreductase produces MHPTDIRDPDYFHKVVDCQWACPAHTPVPEYIRLIAAGRHADAYMVNWRSNVFPGILGRTCDRPCEPACRRGRVEEGNGEKPEPVAICRLKRVAADLKGDVRARMPKKAARGNGRRIACIGAGPASLTVARDLAPLGYQVTVYDAEAKAGGFMRTQVPRFRLPESVIDEEVGYVLDLGVEFVGGRRIESMKALLAEGHDAVFVGCGAPRGRDLDIPGRQEAAAHIHIGIDWLASVYFGHVERVGRRVLVLGGGNTAMDCCRSARRLGGEAVTVVVRSGFDEMKASPWEKEDAMHEGIPILDYRVPLAFEHEDGRLTGMRFQRVRAEYGADGRRSLVPTGEPDELIPCDEVLVAVGQENAFPWIERDAGIEFDRWGLPVLDKDTLQSSLPHVLFGGDAAFGPKNIIWAVAHGHEAAVSIDRLLSGEDPRERPAPAVTLVSQKMGIHEWSYDNDISPEERHKVPWAPTELALRRIDLEVELGFDDATAWREAQRCLNCDVQTVFEDGKCIECDACVDICPMDCISFTANGPEDELRTRLTAPALNPTQDLYVSGPLKTARVMVKDEDVCLHCGLCAERCPTGAWDMRKFLLHTTQAGPSCRDARPEAA; encoded by the coding sequence GTGCACCCGACGGACATTCGCGACCCCGATTACTTCCACAAGGTGGTCGACTGCCAGTGGGCCTGTCCGGCGCACACGCCGGTGCCCGAATACATCCGCCTGATCGCCGCCGGGCGTCATGCCGACGCCTACATGGTGAACTGGCGCAGCAACGTCTTCCCCGGCATCCTCGGCCGCACCTGCGACCGGCCCTGCGAGCCGGCCTGTCGGCGCGGCCGAGTCGAGGAGGGCAACGGCGAGAAACCGGAGCCGGTGGCGATCTGCCGGCTCAAGCGCGTCGCCGCCGACCTCAAGGGCGACGTCAGGGCGCGCATGCCGAAGAAGGCCGCGCGCGGCAACGGCCGGCGCATCGCCTGCATCGGTGCCGGCCCGGCCTCGCTGACCGTCGCCCGCGACCTGGCGCCGCTCGGCTACCAGGTGACGGTCTACGACGCCGAGGCCAAGGCCGGCGGCTTCATGCGCACCCAGGTACCGCGTTTCCGGCTGCCCGAATCGGTGATCGACGAGGAGGTCGGCTATGTGCTCGACCTCGGCGTCGAGTTCGTCGGCGGCCGCCGCATCGAGTCGATGAAGGCGCTGCTGGCCGAAGGCCACGACGCGGTCTTCGTCGGCTGCGGCGCGCCGCGGGGCCGCGACCTGGACATCCCCGGCCGCCAGGAGGCGGCCGCGCACATCCACATCGGCATCGACTGGCTGGCCTCGGTGTACTTCGGCCACGTCGAGCGGGTCGGCCGCCGGGTGCTGGTGCTGGGCGGCGGCAACACCGCCATGGACTGCTGCCGGTCGGCCCGGCGCCTGGGCGGCGAGGCGGTGACCGTGGTGGTGCGCTCGGGCTTCGACGAGATGAAGGCCTCACCCTGGGAGAAAGAGGATGCAATGCACGAGGGCATCCCGATCCTCGACTACCGGGTGCCGCTGGCCTTCGAGCACGAGGACGGACGGCTGACCGGCATGCGCTTCCAGCGCGTGCGCGCCGAGTACGGCGCCGACGGCCGGCGCAGCCTGGTGCCGACCGGCGAGCCCGACGAACTGATCCCCTGCGACGAGGTGCTGGTGGCGGTCGGCCAGGAGAACGCCTTTCCCTGGATCGAGCGCGATGCCGGCATCGAGTTCGACCGCTGGGGCCTGCCGGTGCTCGACAAGGACACCCTGCAGTCCAGCCTGCCGCACGTGCTGTTCGGCGGCGACGCCGCGTTCGGCCCGAAGAACATCATCTGGGCGGTCGCGCACGGCCACGAGGCGGCGGTGTCGATCGACCGCCTGCTGAGCGGTGAGGATCCCCGCGAACGGCCGGCACCGGCGGTCACCCTGGTGTCCCAGAAAATGGGCATCCACGAGTGGAGCTACGACAACGACATCTCGCCCGAGGAGCGCCACAAGGTGCCCTGGGCGCCGACCGAGCTGGCCCTGCGCCGGATCGACCTGGAGGTCGAGCTGGGCTTCGACGACGCAACCGCCTGGCGCGAGGCGCAGCGCTGCCTGAACTGCGACGTGCAGACGGTGTTCGAGGACGGCAAGTGCATCGAGTGCGACGCCTGCGTCGACATCTGCCCGATGGACTGCATCAGCTTCACCGCGAACGGGCCGGAGGACGAGCTGCGCACGCGGCTGACCGCCCCGGCGCTCAATCCCACGCAGGACCTGTACGTGTCCGGGCCGCTGAAGACGGCGCGGGTCATGGTCAAGGACGAGGACGTCTGCCTGCACTGCGGCCTGTGCGCGGAGCGCTGCCCGACCGGCGCCTGGGACATGCGCAAGTTCCTGCTGCACACCACCCAGGCCGGCCCGTCCTGCCGGGACGCCCGTCCGGAGGCGGCATGA